A window from Opitutia bacterium ISCC 52 encodes these proteins:
- a CDS encoding VOC family protein: protein MKFEHYAINVADAAAVSHWYIKNCGLTARVALEKEPFTHFLADDTGRVFIEIYSNPAAPFPDYSEMSHFLYHLAFEVSDVEAKKERLMAAGCTFVEELGDGDKTRLVMLRDPFGIALQLCMREKKFS from the coding sequence GTGAAATTTGAGCATTACGCGATTAACGTAGCGGACGCAGCAGCTGTATCCCACTGGTATATTAAAAACTGCGGCTTAACAGCCCGTGTAGCGCTAGAAAAGGAGCCATTTACCCACTTCTTGGCAGATGATACCGGTCGCGTATTTATTGAGATCTATTCCAATCCTGCAGCTCCGTTCCCTGATTATTCGGAAATGAGCCATTTCCTTTACCATCTCGCTTTCGAAGTATCGGATGTGGAGGCTAAGAAGGAGCGCCTCATGGCTGCTGGATGTACCTTTGTCGAGGAGTTAGGCGACGGAGATAAGACCCGCCTTGTAATGCTTCGAGATCCTTTCGGAATCGCATTGCAGCTTTGT